The following proteins are co-located in the Neomonachus schauinslandi chromosome 8, ASM220157v2, whole genome shotgun sequence genome:
- the MCCD1 gene encoding mitochondrial coiled-coil domain protein 1 has product MVLPLPWLSCCCRRLLLPSWPLAPHGSWRCCSQSPKASTEEPTSSTCSGKIKSSPRGPRPRPTAELAQAEELLEQQLELYQALLEGQEGAWEAQALVLKIQKLKEQMRRHRESLGDA; this is encoded by the exons ATGGTACTCCCTCTGCCCTGGCTCTCATGTTGCTGCCGTcgcctcctcctgccttcctggcccctggccccccaTGGCTCCTGGAGGTGCTGCTCCCAGAGCCCCAAGGCAAGCACAGAAGAGCCGACCAGCTCCACATGCAGTGGGAAGATCAAGTCATCCCCAAGG GGTCCCAGGCCCCGCCCCACAGCTGAGCTGGCCCAAGCCGAGGAGTTGTTGGAGCAGCAGCTGGAGCTGTACCAGGCCCTACTGGAAGGGCAAGAAGGGGCTTGGGAAGCCCAGGCCCTGGTGCTCAAGATCCAGAAGCTGAAGGAACAGATGAGGAGACACCGAGAGAGCCTAGGAGACGCCTAA
- the LOC110586736 gene encoding 60S ribosomal protein L7a-like encodes MPKGKKAKGKKVAPAPAVVKKQEAKKVVNPLFEKRPKNFGIGQDIQPKRDLTRFVKWPRYIWLQRQRAILYKRLKVPPAINQFTQALDRQTAATQLLKLAHKYRPETKQEKKQRLLARAEKKAAGKGDVPTKRPPVLRAGVNTVTTLVENKKAQLVVIAHDVDPIELVVFLPALCRKMGVPYCIIKGKARLGRLVHRKTRTSVAFTQVNSEDKGALAKLVEAIRTNYNDRYDEIRHHWGGNVLGPKSVARIAKLEKAKAKELATKLG; translated from the coding sequence ATGCCGAAAGGGAAGAAGGCGAAGGGGAAGAAGGTGGCCCCGGCCCCTGCTGTTGTGAAGAAGCAGGAGGCCAAGAAGGTGGTCAACCCTCTGTTCGAGAAGAGGCCCAAGAATTTTGGCATCGGACAGGACATCCAGCCCAAAAGGGACCTCACCCGCTTTGTCAAATGGCCCCGCTACATCTGGTTGCAGCGGCAAAGGGCTATTCTCTATAAACGTCTAAAAGTGCCTCCCGCGATTAACCAGTTCACCCAGGCCTTGGACCGCCAGACAGCTGCTACTCAACTGCTTAAGCTGGCCCACAAGTACAGACCAGAGACAAAGCAGGAGAAGAAGCAGAGATTGTTGGCCCGGGCCGAGAAGAAAGCTGCGGGCAAAGGGGATGTCCCCACTAAGAGGCCACCTGTTCTTCGAGCTGGGGTTAACACTGTCACCACCTTGGTGGAAAACAAGAAGGCTCAGCTGGTAGTGATTGCACATGATGTGGATCCCATTGAGCTGGTGGTTTTCCTGCCTGCCTTGTGTCGTAAGATGGGGGTTCCCTACTGCATTATCAAGGGGAAGGCCAGGCTGGGGCGTTTGGTCCACAGGAAGACCCGCACCAGCGTCGCCTTCACACAGGTCAACTCGGAAGACAAAGGAGCTCTGGCAAAGCTGGTGGAAGCCATCAGGACCAATTACAATGACAGATACGATGAGATCCGCCACCACTGGGGAGGCAACGTCCTGGGTCCGAAGTCTGTGGCTCGCATTGccaagctggaaaaggcaaaggctAAAGAACTGGCCACCAAACTGGGCTGA